A window of Auraticoccus monumenti contains these coding sequences:
- a CDS encoding Rid family hydrolase, with amino-acid sequence MPQPQFLLTPGYGQRHRDLLHYSQAVRIGDRVETSGQGGWDDQTQLPERLEDEIVQAFDNVERTLATAGAGWPDVVSMTTYHLAEGEAIGDSHNRVLVEQLRARMGDRAPIWTQVGVTAFGLAGMRIEIAVTAYLGQES; translated from the coding sequence ATGCCCCAGCCCCAATTCCTGCTCACGCCCGGTTACGGGCAGCGCCACCGGGACCTGCTCCACTACAGCCAGGCCGTCCGCATCGGCGACCGCGTCGAGACCTCCGGCCAGGGTGGCTGGGACGACCAGACGCAGCTGCCCGAGCGCCTCGAGGACGAGATCGTGCAGGCCTTCGACAACGTCGAGCGCACGCTGGCTACCGCCGGGGCCGGCTGGCCGGACGTGGTGTCGATGACCACCTACCACCTGGCCGAGGGCGAGGCGATCGGTGACAGCCACAACCGGGTCCTGGTGGAACAGCTCCGGGCCCGGATGGGTGACCGCGCCCCCATCTGGACCCAGGTCGGCGTGACCGCGTTCGGCCTGGCGGGGATGCGGATCGAGA
- a CDS encoding MarR family winged helix-turn-helix transcriptional regulator encodes MDDDQGPDAGGREPVRWLDAGEKEAWSGLASLMLLLPGRLEAPLRAASGMTLFEYLALSHVSEAPGRRLRMGELAFLANGSLSRLSNVVKRLEQRGWLERSPDPDDGRYTLAALTEAGYEAVVQAAPVHLRAVRLLVLDHLSVTEQRALARIAGKLRDSAWPT; translated from the coding sequence GTGGACGACGACCAGGGGCCCGACGCCGGCGGTCGCGAGCCGGTGCGGTGGCTCGACGCGGGGGAGAAGGAGGCCTGGAGCGGGCTGGCCTCCCTCATGCTGCTGCTGCCCGGACGTCTGGAGGCGCCGCTCCGTGCGGCCAGCGGCATGACGCTGTTCGAGTACCTGGCGCTCAGCCACGTCTCGGAGGCCCCCGGGCGCCGGCTGCGGATGGGTGAGCTGGCCTTCCTGGCCAACGGGTCGCTCTCGCGGCTGTCGAACGTGGTGAAGCGGCTGGAGCAGCGGGGTTGGCTGGAGCGCTCGCCCGACCCCGACGACGGCCGCTACACCCTCGCTGCCCTCACCGAAGCCGGGTACGAGGCGGTGGTCCAGGCCGCCCCCGTGCACCTGCGGGCGGTGCGCCTGCTGGTGCTGGACCACCTGTCGGTCACGGAGCAGCGGGCCCTGGCCCGCATCGCGGGCAAGCTCCGTGACTCCGCCTGGCCCACCTGA
- a CDS encoding M23 family metallopeptidase has product MSARSFRRAKARRALADESPTPPAPSSSSGILTHGLAALAISVLGLGVAGSVSLTSAAQSNQVDARSSLTADSPDVTRAEPAPRAAGLSKANQTAAQASEREAASSDDASDDGGTLDSFSGRDNRESRNSVRVELDKAIAAKEVAERQSELLKVDDKVVTTSRKAIQDDRAEELESTTEAIEAEDERIKAEEKKAAEKKAAEEKKKAEEERRKAEQATGTLVSESPTEDTGTAETTSDEPDHEFDAAQLGAGGGTSPISGGSYSIAARWGAVGSWSRYHTGMDLSAPIGTPIRAAADGVVVGPASGAGWAGIHVVVKHADGSHTLYAHMASTAVSPGQQVKAGTLVGVVGMTGRTFGPHLHFEWYPAGAAPGDVYSSKDPYVWMLAQGVRL; this is encoded by the coding sequence GTGTCCGCAAGATCGTTCCGCCGGGCCAAGGCTCGCAGGGCGCTCGCCGACGAGTCGCCGACGCCTCCCGCGCCGTCCTCCTCCTCCGGCATCCTCACCCACGGCCTGGCCGCCCTGGCGATCTCCGTCCTCGGCCTCGGGGTCGCCGGCTCGGTCAGCCTCACCTCCGCGGCGCAGTCCAACCAGGTCGACGCCCGCTCCTCCCTCACCGCCGACAGCCCTGACGTCACCCGGGCCGAGCCCGCCCCGCGCGCCGCCGGCCTGAGCAAGGCCAACCAGACCGCCGCCCAGGCGAGCGAGCGCGAGGCCGCCTCCTCCGACGACGCCAGCGACGACGGCGGCACGCTGGACTCCTTCAGCGGCCGCGACAACCGCGAGAGCCGCAACTCCGTCCGGGTCGAGCTGGACAAGGCCATCGCCGCCAAGGAGGTGGCCGAGCGTCAGAGCGAGCTGCTCAAGGTCGACGACAAGGTGGTCACCACCTCCCGCAAGGCGATCCAGGACGACCGGGCCGAGGAGCTCGAGTCGACCACCGAGGCCATCGAGGCCGAGGACGAGCGGATCAAGGCCGAGGAGAAGAAGGCCGCCGAGAAGAAGGCCGCCGAGGAGAAGAAGAAGGCCGAGGAGGAGCGCCGCAAGGCCGAGCAGGCCACGGGCACCCTCGTCAGCGAGAGCCCCACCGAGGACACCGGGACCGCCGAGACCACCTCGGACGAGCCCGACCACGAGTTCGACGCCGCCCAGCTGGGCGCCGGCGGCGGCACCAGCCCCATCTCCGGCGGCAGCTACTCCATCGCCGCCCGCTGGGGTGCGGTCGGCTCCTGGTCGCGCTACCACACCGGCATGGACCTCTCGGCCCCGATCGGCACCCCGATCCGTGCGGCCGCCGACGGCGTCGTGGTGGGCCCCGCCTCGGGCGCCGGCTGGGCCGGCATCCACGTCGTGGTCAAGCACGCCGACGGCAGCCACACGCTCTACGCCCACATGGCCAGCACGGCCGTGAGCCCCGGCCAGCAGGTCAAGGCCGGCACGCTCGTCGGCGTGGTCGGCATGACCGGCCGCACCTTCGGCCCGCACCTCCACTTCGAGTGGTATCCGGCGGGCGCCGCTCCTGGGGACGTCTACTCGTCCAAGGACCCCTACGTCTGGATGCTGGCCCAGGGCGTTCGGCTCTGA
- a CDS encoding cobalamin B12-binding domain-containing protein — MSNDVPAGPLDDDVEDTAASPVEPSSEVRRPPIRVVVAKPGLDGHDRGAKVVARALRDAGMEVVYTGLHQTPEQIVATALAEDADAIGLSVLSGAHMTVFPRVVELLRAEDATDIVVFGGGIIPEADRQPLAELGVAQIFTPGATMADIVAWVEANCRTRRSW, encoded by the coding sequence GTGAGCAACGACGTGCCGGCCGGACCCCTCGACGACGACGTCGAGGACACCGCAGCGAGCCCCGTCGAGCCGTCCTCCGAGGTGCGCCGACCGCCGATCCGGGTGGTGGTGGCCAAGCCCGGTCTGGACGGTCACGACCGGGGCGCCAAGGTCGTGGCCCGGGCCCTGCGCGACGCCGGCATGGAGGTCGTCTACACCGGGCTGCACCAGACCCCGGAGCAGATCGTGGCCACCGCGCTGGCCGAGGACGCCGACGCCATCGGCCTCTCGGTGCTCTCCGGGGCCCACATGACCGTGTTCCCCCGGGTGGTGGAGCTGCTGCGGGCCGAGGACGCCACCGACATCGTGGTCTTCGGGGGCGGCATCATCCCCGAGGCCGACCGGCAGCCGCTGGCCGAGCTGGGGGTGGCGCAGATCTTCACCCCGGGCGCGACGATGGCCGACATCGTGGCCTGGGTCGAGGCGAACTGCCGGACCCGCCGGAGCTGGTGA
- the sucC gene encoding ADP-forming succinate--CoA ligase subunit beta has protein sequence MDLYEYQARDLFEAHGVPVLRGITVTTPEEAGAAAAELGTPVVVVKAQVKTGGRGKAGGVKVAKSPAEAAEKAEQILGLDIKGHVVQKVMVAEGADIAEEYYFSLLLDRANRTYLAMCSVEGGMDIEQLAVERPDALAKVSVDPVVGIDRAKADEIVAAAGFAEADRDQVAEVLITLGRVYVESDATLVEVNPLVKTADGTILALDGKVTLDENAEFRHPEHAELHDVAAADPLELKAKEKGLNYVKLDGSVGIIGNGAGLVMSTLDVVAYAGEEFPGAPKPANFLDIGGGASAEVMADGLEIILGDAQVKSVFVNVFGGITACDAVANGIVQAFEILKGHGAQVKPLVVRLDGNNAELGRQILTDADLPGLEQVDTMDGAARRAAELATS, from the coding sequence GTGGATCTCTACGAATACCAGGCGCGCGACCTGTTCGAGGCGCATGGCGTACCGGTGCTCCGGGGCATCACCGTCACCACGCCGGAGGAGGCGGGGGCGGCTGCGGCCGAGCTCGGCACCCCCGTGGTCGTGGTGAAGGCCCAGGTGAAGACCGGTGGCCGTGGCAAGGCCGGTGGCGTCAAGGTCGCCAAGAGCCCCGCCGAGGCGGCGGAGAAGGCCGAGCAGATCCTGGGCCTGGACATCAAGGGCCACGTGGTGCAGAAGGTGATGGTCGCCGAGGGCGCCGACATCGCCGAGGAGTACTACTTCTCCCTGCTGCTGGACCGCGCCAACCGCACCTACCTGGCGATGTGCAGCGTCGAGGGCGGGATGGACATCGAGCAGCTGGCCGTGGAGCGCCCCGACGCCCTGGCCAAGGTCTCCGTGGACCCGGTGGTGGGCATCGACCGCGCCAAGGCCGACGAGATCGTCGCCGCCGCCGGTTTCGCCGAGGCCGACCGCGACCAGGTGGCCGAGGTGCTGATCACCCTGGGCAGGGTCTACGTCGAGAGCGACGCCACCCTGGTCGAGGTCAACCCGCTGGTGAAGACCGCCGACGGCACGATCCTGGCCCTGGACGGCAAGGTGACGCTGGACGAGAACGCGGAGTTCCGCCACCCCGAGCACGCCGAGCTGCACGACGTCGCCGCGGCCGACCCGCTGGAGCTGAAGGCCAAGGAGAAGGGCCTCAACTACGTCAAGCTGGACGGCTCGGTCGGCATCATCGGCAACGGCGCCGGGCTCGTGATGAGCACCCTGGACGTCGTCGCCTACGCCGGCGAGGAGTTCCCCGGCGCCCCCAAGCCGGCCAACTTCCTCGACATCGGCGGCGGCGCCAGCGCCGAGGTGATGGCCGACGGCCTGGAGATCATCCTGGGTGACGCCCAGGTCAAGAGCGTCTTCGTCAACGTCTTCGGCGGCATCACCGCATGCGACGCGGTGGCCAACGGCATCGTCCAGGCCTTCGAGATCCTCAAGGGCCACGGCGCGCAGGTGAAGCCGCTGGTCGTCCGGCTGGACGGCAACAACGCCGAGCTGGGGCGCCAGATCCTCACCGACGCGGACCTCCCCGGCCTGGAGCAGGTCGACACGATGGACGGTGCGGCCCGCCGCGCCGCCGAGCTGGCTACGAGCTGA
- the sucD gene encoding succinate--CoA ligase subunit alpha — MAIFLNSDSRVIVQGMTGSEGMKHTQLMLKSGTTIVGGVNPKKAGQTVDFEGGVTIPVFGTVAEAVEQARANVSVIFVPARFTKAAAVEAIEAGIPLAVVITEGVPVKDTAEIWSLAKDSSTRVIGPNCPGLITPGTSNAGIIPASITNAGRIGLVSKSGTLTYQMMYELRDFGISTAVGIGGDPVIGTTHIDCLQAFQDDPDTDAIVMIGEIGGDAEERAAEYIKANVTKPVVGYVAGFTAPEGKTMGHAGAIVSGSAGTAAAKKEALEAAGVKVGKTPSETASLMRDIMASLSA; from the coding sequence ATGGCTATCTTCCTGAATTCCGACTCCCGGGTCATCGTCCAGGGCATGACCGGCTCCGAGGGCATGAAGCACACCCAGCTCATGCTGAAGTCCGGCACCACCATCGTGGGCGGCGTGAACCCCAAGAAGGCCGGCCAGACGGTCGACTTCGAGGGCGGCGTGACCATCCCCGTCTTCGGCACCGTCGCGGAGGCCGTCGAGCAGGCCCGGGCCAACGTCTCGGTGATCTTCGTCCCGGCCCGTTTCACCAAGGCCGCGGCCGTGGAGGCCATCGAGGCCGGCATCCCGCTGGCCGTCGTCATCACCGAGGGCGTCCCCGTCAAGGACACCGCCGAGATCTGGAGCCTGGCCAAGGACAGCAGCACCCGGGTGATCGGCCCGAACTGCCCCGGTCTGATCACCCCCGGCACCTCCAACGCCGGCATCATCCCGGCCAGCATCACCAACGCCGGACGGATCGGGCTGGTCTCGAAGTCCGGCACGCTGACCTACCAGATGATGTACGAGCTGCGTGACTTCGGCATCTCCACGGCCGTCGGCATCGGTGGCGACCCGGTCATCGGGACGACCCACATCGACTGCCTGCAGGCGTTCCAGGACGACCCCGACACCGACGCCATCGTGATGATCGGCGAGATCGGCGGCGACGCCGAGGAGCGGGCGGCGGAGTACATCAAGGCCAACGTGACCAAGCCGGTCGTCGGCTACGTCGCCGGCTTCACCGCCCCCGAGGGCAAGACCATGGGCCACGCCGGCGCCATCGTCTCCGGCTCGGCCGGCACCGCGGCGGCCAAGAAGGAGGCCCTCGAGGCCGCCGGCGTCAAGGTCGGCAAGACCCCCAGCGAGACCGCCTCGCTGATGCGCGACATCATGGCCTCCCTGAGCGCCTGA
- a CDS encoding cell division protein PerM: MTRPRSSVRTRVPLSLSVTEAGTDRPVGDPDEDQVSMPWWVAATGGGVAACAVGWMVIAAVVVVGWLADMVGPMSLPLQVATQFWFSVHGGWAALGAGSWTVVPLGPTLLQVLVVSTVAGFAARQLPRGVPHRLPAALRLAGLLTVAYVLPLCAVTVLVGTPEQVARCLGGGTVLAGASALWGAVRGLRVPAPRRLPGWARRLPVAAASALGVMALVGTGALVAAVVLRADAVWAMTSTAAPEPAAAAVLVLAQLAYLPNLVLWAVSYVLGAGFTVGSGSLVSPMVTELGLLPGFPVLAALPAEGVGDWGRALWLLSGVLAGGVAAFVLMGRRPPVRADVSSLAGGLAGVAGGLLVTAVAATSRGSLGTGRLVDLGPRMPELAVMAITVMGLAGLVAGLVAWLVARVRGRRTPADDDRPHRRTTAGETESTVVLGRRH, encoded by the coding sequence ATGACTCGTCCTCGCAGCAGCGTCCGCACCCGCGTCCCCCTGTCCCTCAGCGTCACCGAGGCGGGGACGGACCGGCCGGTCGGGGACCCCGACGAGGACCAGGTGTCGATGCCCTGGTGGGTTGCCGCCACCGGGGGCGGGGTGGCGGCCTGCGCGGTCGGCTGGATGGTGATCGCCGCCGTGGTCGTGGTCGGGTGGCTGGCCGACATGGTGGGTCCGATGAGCCTCCCGCTCCAGGTCGCCACCCAGTTCTGGTTCTCCGTGCACGGGGGGTGGGCCGCGCTGGGAGCCGGCAGCTGGACCGTGGTCCCGCTCGGCCCCACCCTGCTGCAGGTCCTGGTGGTCTCCACCGTCGCCGGGTTCGCCGCCCGTCAGCTGCCCCGCGGGGTGCCGCACCGGCTCCCCGCCGCGCTGCGTCTGGCCGGTCTGCTGACCGTGGCCTACGTGCTGCCGCTGTGCGCGGTCACCGTGCTGGTCGGGACGCCGGAGCAGGTGGCGCGCTGCCTGGGCGGGGGCACCGTGCTGGCCGGGGCGAGCGCCCTCTGGGGGGCCGTCCGCGGGCTGCGGGTACCGGCCCCCAGGAGGCTGCCCGGCTGGGCCCGCCGGCTCCCCGTCGCCGCGGCCTCCGCCCTCGGCGTGATGGCGCTGGTCGGCACCGGGGCGCTGGTGGCGGCCGTCGTGCTGCGCGCCGACGCCGTCTGGGCCATGACCAGCACCGCCGCGCCCGAGCCCGCTGCCGCAGCCGTGCTGGTGCTGGCCCAGCTGGCCTACCTGCCGAACCTGGTGCTCTGGGCGGTCAGCTACGTCCTCGGTGCGGGCTTCACCGTGGGCAGCGGCTCGCTGGTCTCGCCGATGGTCACCGAGCTGGGCCTGCTGCCGGGCTTCCCGGTGCTGGCCGCCCTGCCGGCGGAGGGCGTCGGTGACTGGGGGCGCGCGCTCTGGCTGCTCTCCGGCGTGCTGGCCGGCGGCGTCGCCGCCTTCGTGCTGATGGGCCGCCGACCGCCGGTGCGCGCCGACGTCAGCTCCCTGGCCGGTGGACTGGCCGGGGTGGCGGGCGGGCTGCTGGTCACCGCGGTGGCCGCCACCTCGCGGGGGAGCCTGGGCACCGGCAGGCTGGTCGACCTGGGTCCGCGGATGCCGGAGCTGGCGGTGATGGCCATCACCGTGATGGGTCTGGCGGGGTTGGTGGCCGGCCTCGTGGCCTGGCTGGTGGCCCGGGTGCGGGGCCGGCGGACGCCCGCCGACGACGACCGTCCGCACCGGCGGACCACCGCCGGTGAGACCGAGAGCACCGTCGTCCTCGGTCGTCGCCACTGA
- a CDS encoding VOC family protein: MFRGFATVSFYADDLAAARDWYTEVLGTEAYYAFPEPPAPPAYVEFRVGDDGDELGFIDRRYAPPGATQPPGGAVVFWHVDDLTATVDGLLAMGAHEYEPITERAEGFTTASVVDPFGNVLGVMHNPHYLEVVAARTAR, translated from the coding sequence GTGTTCAGAGGATTCGCCACCGTCAGCTTCTACGCCGACGACCTGGCCGCGGCCCGCGACTGGTACACCGAGGTGCTCGGCACCGAGGCGTACTACGCGTTCCCCGAGCCACCTGCGCCCCCGGCCTACGTCGAGTTCCGGGTCGGCGACGACGGCGACGAGCTGGGCTTCATCGACCGCCGGTACGCGCCGCCGGGCGCGACGCAGCCCCCGGGTGGTGCGGTGGTCTTCTGGCACGTCGACGACCTCACCGCCACGGTCGACGGGCTGCTCGCGATGGGAGCCCACGAGTACGAGCCGATCACCGAGCGGGCGGAGGGGTTCACCACGGCGTCGGTGGTCGACCCCTTCGGCAACGTGCTGGGGGTCATGCACAACCCCCACTACCTCGAGGTGGTCGCCGCCAGGACCGCGCGGTGA
- the purN gene encoding phosphoribosylglycinamide formyltransferase — MVVEESRRPLRLVVLVSGSGTLLQSLLDAVAGGRLGAHVVAVGADRDGVLGLQRARSAGVPTFVVPLERGADRTAWDARLTAETAAHEPDLVVCAGFMKLLGPAFLERFGGRTINSHPALLPSFPGMHGPRDALAHGVKVTGATVFLVDAGVDTGTILAQRAVDVLDEDTVETLHERIKVVEREILVETVAALAPGPDDAPAGTGRAHE, encoded by the coding sequence GTGGTGGTGGAGGAGAGTCGACGGCCCCTGCGGCTGGTGGTCCTGGTCTCCGGCTCGGGCACCCTGCTGCAGTCGCTGCTGGACGCCGTCGCCGGAGGCCGGCTGGGCGCCCACGTGGTGGCGGTCGGCGCGGACCGTGACGGCGTCCTCGGTCTGCAGCGGGCCCGGTCCGCCGGGGTGCCGACCTTCGTCGTCCCGCTGGAGCGGGGGGCGGACCGGACGGCCTGGGACGCCCGGCTCACCGCCGAGACCGCCGCCCACGAGCCGGACCTGGTGGTCTGCGCCGGCTTCATGAAGCTGCTGGGCCCGGCGTTCCTGGAACGCTTCGGCGGCCGCACCATCAACTCCCACCCCGCTCTGCTGCCCAGCTTCCCCGGCATGCACGGACCGCGCGACGCCCTCGCCCACGGGGTGAAGGTCACCGGGGCCACCGTGTTCCTGGTGGACGCCGGCGTCGACACCGGCACGATCCTCGCCCAGCGGGCGGTGGACGTCCTCGACGAGGACACCGTGGAGACGCTGCACGAGCGGATCAAGGTGGTCGAGCGGGAGATCCTGGTCGAGACGGTGGCCGCCCTGGCCCCCGGCCCCGACGACGCCCCGGCCGGCACCGGCCGGGCGCACGAGTGA